The proteins below come from a single Argentina anserina chromosome 1, drPotAnse1.1, whole genome shotgun sequence genomic window:
- the LOC126793328 gene encoding 3-epi-6-deoxocathasterone 23-monooxygenase CYP90C1: MVTGCWVLVGIVVGSICYYWFITSSTKSKEKEKEDKYQDQYATGRPQVPKGRLGWPLIGETLDFIACGYTSRPVSFMENRTSQYGKVFKTHILGTPIIVSTDAEVNKVVMQNHGNTFIPAYPKSIKELLGKNSILQINGSLHKRVHGLIGGFLKSPQFKARITRDIENSVKLNLAGWTEHMPHPIYIQDETQKITFEVLVRVLMSVGPGEELNFLKREFEEFIKGLICLPIKLPGTRLYKSLKARERLLKKVGKIVEEKRRVMENSTIPVCDAMDALLRDSCDSNDGQRLPVDYVAGNIIEMMIPGEETVPMAMTLAVKYLSDSPVALDKLREENMELKKQKIDSSESYLWTDYMSLPFTQNVISETLRMANIINAIWRKALRDVEIKGYLIPKGWCVLASFSSVHMDEDNYEHPYQFDPRRWKGEAALNYSTSFTPFGGGQRLCPGLELSRLELSIFLHHLVTSYKWVAEKDDIIHFPTVKMKRKLPISITSTGT, encoded by the exons ATGGTTACGGGGTGTTGGGTTCTGGTGGGAATCGTTGTGGGATCAATATGTTATTACTGGTTTATTACTAGTTCTACTAAGAgtaaggagaaggagaaggaggatAAATATCAAGATCAATATGCCACAGGTCGTCCTCAAGTTCCGAAAGGGAGGTTAGGTTGGCCTTTGATAGGAGAAACCCTCGACTTCATTGCTTGTGGCTACACCTCTCGACCTGTCAGTTTCATGGAAAATCGCACATCTCA GTATGGGAAGGTTTTCAAAACACACATTCTGGGAACCCCTATCATAGTGTCCACAGATGCCGAAGTAAACAAGGTGGTAATGCAAAACCATGGCAACACCTTCATTCCTGCTTATCCAAAATCAATCAAAGAACTTCTGGGGAAAAATTCTATCCTCCAAATCAACGGAAGCCTCCACAAACGAGTTCATGGACTCATTGGCGGCTTCCTCAAATCCCCACAATTCAAAGCCAGAATCACCAGGGACATAGAAAACTCTGTTAAGCTCAACTTGGCTGGCTGGACAGAACACATGCCTCACCCCATTTACATCCAAGACGAAACCCAAAAG ATCACCTTTGAAGTTCTGGTTAGAGTATTAATGAGCGTTGGTCCTGGTGAAGAGTTAAACTTCCTCAAGAGAGAATTTGAAGAGTTCATTAAAGGTTTGATCTGCTTACCTATCAAGCTCCCTGGAACTAGGCTCTACAAATCTCTCAAG GCTAGGGAAAGATTGTTGAAGAAGGTAGGGAAAATAGTCGAGGAGAAGAGAAGGGTCATGGAAAATAGTACCATACCAGTCTGTGACGCAATGGACGCGCTGTTACGGGACAGCTGCGATTCGAACGACGGGCAACGGCTGCCGGTGGACTACGTCGCCGGGAACATTATAGAGATGATGATTCCGGGAGAGGAGACGGTGCCAATGGCCATGACCCTTGCCGTCAAGTACCTCAGTGACAGCCCCGTCGCTCTAGACAAGTTAAGG GAGGAGAACATGGAATTAAAGAAGCAGAAGATTGATTCTTCGGAGAGTTATTTATGGACTGATTACATGTCCTTGCCCTTTACTCAAAAT GTAATCAGTGAGACTCTTAGAATGGCAAATATTATCAATGCTATTTGGAGAAAAGCTCTCCGAGATGTCGAAATCAAAG GGTATTTGATTCCAAAAGGATGGTGTGTTTTGGCGTCTTTTAGTTCTGTCCACATGGATGAAGATAACTATGAACATCCATATCAGTTTGATCCACGGAGATGGAAG GGAGAAGCTGCCTTAAACTATAGTACTAGTTTTACACCATTCGGGGGAGGACAAAGACTCTGCCCTGGTTTGGAATTATCTCGTCTTGAATTATCAAtctttcttcatcatcttgtcACCAGCTATAA ATGGGTAGCTGAGAAAGATGACATTATCCACTTCCCGACGGTCAAGATGAAGAGGAAGCTGCCCATTTCAATCACATCCACAGGCACATAA